One Gordonia zhaorongruii DNA segment encodes these proteins:
- a CDS encoding TIGR02611 family protein: MFKKFGEKYHHYRHNSRYGFALRWVTIVVGTLVTAVGVITIPYPGPGWAIVFLGLFLLSQELEWAARLRRWTMDKLNTFYSRYIDGNRVAQVLLAIATCAIVIATLWLTNALSMAGGWVGIDAEWLKSPIFG, translated from the coding sequence ATGTTCAAGAAGTTCGGCGAGAAGTACCACCACTACCGGCACAACTCCCGATACGGTTTCGCCCTCCGTTGGGTGACGATCGTCGTCGGAACACTCGTGACAGCTGTCGGCGTGATCACGATTCCGTATCCCGGCCCCGGCTGGGCGATCGTGTTCCTGGGCCTGTTCCTCCTGTCGCAGGAACTCGAGTGGGCCGCGCGCCTACGGCGTTGGACGATGGACAAGCTCAACACGTTCTACAGCCGGTACATCGACGGCAACCGGGTCGCACAGGTACTGCTCGCCATCGCGACGTGCGCCATCGTGATCGCGACACTGTGGCTCACGAACGCCCTCTCCATGGCGGGCGGCTGGGTCGGCATCGACGCGGAATGGCTGAAGTCACCCATCTTCGGCTGA
- a CDS encoding CobW family GTP-binding protein — MRALTMPDSNRAGRIPTDRHVPVVVLAGFLGVGKTTLLNHVLMNAGGRRIGVLVNDFGSINIDALLVAGAAGDTVTLENGCMCCTTDSEGLAEAIGAMCDPKSGMDAVVIEASGIAEPAALIRMVLAARDTAASYGGLVYLVDSARIEETLSAHPAVRDHIAVADLVVCNKSDLVDAQRLTAVRALVGDANPTASVVAVSEAAVDPELLFDAAPQRETRDGPRQLTFDEVLIAESVDDHSHLHAAFESASIAVSGPVDPRRLAHLLQRPPDGTYRIKGTVLVDLPEHRRHAYVIQAVGGVVRVSRQKWGTAEPGTSLVIIGAGLDVGAADEALAAVVAAPDPDDENGILHLTRHLVD; from the coding sequence ATGCGCGCTCTGACTATGCCGGATTCGAATCGAGCAGGACGGATTCCCACCGACCGCCACGTCCCCGTCGTCGTACTCGCCGGATTTCTCGGTGTCGGCAAGACCACGCTTCTCAATCACGTCCTCATGAATGCGGGTGGCCGCCGGATAGGGGTGCTGGTCAACGATTTCGGGTCGATCAACATCGATGCGCTCCTGGTGGCCGGCGCGGCGGGCGACACGGTGACTCTCGAGAACGGCTGCATGTGCTGCACCACGGACTCCGAGGGGCTGGCGGAGGCAATCGGCGCGATGTGCGATCCGAAGTCGGGGATGGATGCGGTGGTCATCGAGGCGAGCGGGATCGCGGAGCCTGCGGCGCTCATTCGCATGGTCCTCGCTGCGCGCGACACCGCGGCGTCGTACGGCGGGCTGGTCTACCTCGTGGACTCGGCCCGGATCGAGGAGACGCTGTCCGCGCACCCGGCGGTACGCGACCACATCGCCGTCGCCGATCTCGTCGTGTGCAATAAGTCCGACCTCGTCGACGCGCAGCGGCTGACCGCGGTGCGCGCACTGGTCGGCGATGCGAACCCGACGGCCTCGGTGGTGGCGGTGTCGGAGGCAGCGGTCGACCCCGAGCTGCTCTTCGACGCGGCGCCGCAGCGGGAGACCCGTGACGGTCCACGGCAACTCACGTTCGACGAGGTGCTGATCGCGGAGTCCGTCGACGACCATTCGCATCTGCACGCCGCGTTCGAGTCGGCGTCGATCGCGGTGTCCGGGCCGGTAGACCCGCGCAGGCTCGCGCACCTGCTCCAGCGCCCGCCCGACGGCACTTACCGCATCAAGGGGACCGTGCTGGTCGACCTGCCGGAGCACCGCAGGCATGCGTACGTGATCCAGGCGGTCGGCGGCGTCGTCCGGGTCAGCAGGCAGAAATGGGGAACTGCGGAGCCGGGCACGTCCCTGGTGATCATCGGCGCCGGCCTGGACGTCGGTGCGGCAGACGAGGCGCTCGCGGCGGTGGTCGCCGCGCCCGATCCGGATGACGAGAACGGCATCCTGCATCTGACCCGCCATCTCGTCGACTGA
- a CDS encoding rhodanese-related sulfurtransferase, which produces MATPKIVLFYVFTPLPDPEAVCLWQHSVCESLGLHGRIIVSPHGINATVGGDIHEVKRYVKATRKYAAFKNADIKWSDGTGDDFPRLSVKVRPEIVTFGAPEEVEVDGSGIVGGGVHLTPEGLHDLVAEQGDEVAFFDGRNAIEAQIGRFRGAIVPDANTTRDFISLLDSGAYDHLKDRPVVTYCTGGIRCEVLSALMRNRGFSDVYQLDGGIVRYGEQFGDSGLWEGSLYVFDKRMAIDFGSPAVIGRCAECGSPTSNVANHPDRDGRDLAVLCEECAL; this is translated from the coding sequence GTGGCGACTCCCAAGATCGTTCTGTTCTACGTGTTCACGCCGTTGCCCGACCCGGAAGCCGTCTGCCTCTGGCAGCACAGCGTCTGCGAATCGCTCGGACTCCACGGCAGGATCATCGTGTCACCCCACGGCATCAACGCGACAGTGGGCGGCGACATTCACGAGGTGAAACGTTACGTGAAGGCGACCCGCAAGTACGCGGCGTTCAAGAATGCCGACATCAAATGGTCGGATGGCACTGGTGACGACTTCCCGCGTCTGAGCGTCAAAGTGCGGCCGGAGATCGTGACCTTCGGCGCTCCAGAGGAGGTCGAGGTGGACGGCTCGGGCATTGTCGGCGGTGGCGTGCACCTCACTCCCGAGGGCCTTCACGATCTGGTCGCCGAGCAGGGTGATGAGGTTGCGTTCTTCGACGGCCGTAACGCAATCGAGGCACAGATCGGACGTTTCCGCGGTGCCATTGTTCCGGATGCGAACACCACTAGGGACTTCATATCCCTTTTGGATAGCGGTGCGTACGACCACCTCAAAGACAGACCGGTAGTCACGTATTGCACAGGTGGCATTCGCTGCGAAGTCCTTTCTGCTTTGATGCGAAACAGGGGATTCTCAGACGTTTATCAGCTTGACGGTGGAATTGTGCGTTACGGGGAGCAGTTCGGGGATTCGGGTCTGTGGGAGGGCTCGCTCTACGTGTTCGACAAACGGATGGCGATCGATTTCGGATCACCTGCCGTCATCGGACGGTGCGCTGAATGCGGATCCCCGACGAGCAACGTCGCCAACCATCCCGACCGGGACGGGCGCGATCTCGCCGTTCTCTGTGAAGAATGCGCGCTCTGA
- a CDS encoding histone-like nucleoid-structuring protein Lsr2 has product MAKKTVIKIVDDIDGVELDEYETVRWSLDGKNYEFDTSPERAEEFRNHVATYVAASRSVNRAPARRAAAAGRSSSNTRVVREWANANGFTVSDRGRIPADVLAAYEAAN; this is encoded by the coding sequence ATGGCCAAGAAGACCGTTATCAAGATCGTCGACGACATTGACGGTGTCGAACTCGATGAGTACGAAACCGTCCGTTGGAGCCTCGATGGTAAGAACTACGAGTTCGACACCTCCCCCGAGCGTGCCGAGGAGTTCCGCAATCACGTCGCCACGTACGTCGCGGCGTCGCGCAGTGTGAATCGCGCTCCGGCACGCCGTGCCGCAGCCGCCGGTCGTTCGTCGAGCAACACGCGAGTCGTTCGTGAATGGGCGAACGCGAACGGATTCACCGTGAGCGACCGTGGCCGGATCCCCGCCGACGTGCTCGCCGCCTACGAGGCCGCCAACTGA
- a CDS encoding ABC transporter substrate-binding protein/permease: MTVVPAARRRRWSATASSVRRRLLPLLIVAMLLGALTACGSSSDGDGADDGLCAPPGVNSASSAPTNLASSAQAPDKFTTDSVTPIDQIDTSQLGLIKPGTIIVGTLGDAPPSICVDSDQHYTGMDNEMLRAMAGKLGLNVQFVGTEFSGLLAQVAGKRFDVGSSSITTTEERRQTVGFTNGYDFGYFSLAAPVDGKVKGFGDLNAGTRIGVVQGTVQDDYVVNELHLNPVKYPDYATAYANLRSGQIDAWVAPSQQAEGTVDPADGIGILENTFSINNFTAWAVAKGNPKLIDALNSALDEIIKDGTWSKLYQDWAPRSLPAGWTPGSKAAPVPELPNFDEIAAKNAGGESTEAVQPKSALAQLGDTFFNGEKFRDALPELFKTGLPNTLKIAVTSGVIGTVLGMLLAVAGISRSRWLRWPARVYTDIFRGLPAVVVILMVGLGFGPVVKDVTGGNPFWLGSIALGLLAAAYIGEIFRSGIQSVEPGQMEASRALGFSYRKSMSLVIVPQGVRRVLPALVNQFIVLIKDSSLIYFLGLTVMQRDLFAVGKDFNADGGNLTPLVAAGLLYLILTVPLTHLVNYIDKRLRTGKA; the protein is encoded by the coding sequence ATGACTGTCGTTCCTGCGGCCCGTCGTCGACGGTGGTCCGCCACTGCGTCGAGCGTGCGCCGACGCCTGCTGCCGTTGCTGATCGTGGCGATGCTCCTCGGCGCCTTGACCGCGTGCGGCTCGTCATCGGACGGTGACGGCGCCGACGACGGACTGTGCGCCCCACCCGGAGTGAATAGTGCCTCATCCGCACCGACCAATCTTGCGTCGAGCGCTCAGGCGCCAGACAAGTTCACCACCGACTCGGTGACTCCGATCGATCAGATCGATACCTCGCAGCTCGGGTTGATCAAGCCCGGCACGATCATCGTCGGCACTCTCGGCGACGCGCCGCCGAGCATCTGCGTCGACTCCGACCAGCACTACACCGGCATGGACAACGAGATGCTCCGTGCGATGGCCGGCAAGCTGGGGCTCAACGTTCAGTTCGTCGGCACCGAGTTCTCGGGCCTGCTCGCGCAGGTCGCGGGAAAGCGATTCGACGTCGGCTCGTCGTCGATCACCACGACCGAAGAGCGCCGCCAGACCGTCGGGTTCACGAACGGTTACGACTTCGGCTACTTCTCGCTGGCAGCTCCGGTCGACGGAAAGGTCAAGGGATTCGGCGATCTGAATGCTGGCACCAGGATCGGCGTCGTCCAGGGCACTGTTCAGGACGACTACGTGGTCAACGAGCTGCATCTCAATCCCGTGAAGTACCCCGATTACGCCACCGCGTACGCGAACCTCCGCTCCGGACAGATCGACGCCTGGGTCGCCCCGAGCCAGCAGGCCGAGGGCACGGTGGACCCTGCGGATGGCATCGGCATCCTGGAGAACACCTTCAGCATCAACAACTTCACCGCGTGGGCAGTCGCGAAGGGCAATCCGAAGCTGATCGACGCGCTGAACAGCGCCCTCGACGAGATCATCAAGGACGGCACCTGGTCGAAGCTGTACCAGGACTGGGCACCGCGGTCCCTCCCCGCCGGCTGGACACCGGGTTCCAAGGCGGCCCCGGTTCCGGAACTGCCGAACTTCGACGAGATAGCGGCGAAGAACGCGGGTGGTGAGAGCACCGAGGCAGTGCAACCCAAGAGCGCGCTGGCCCAATTGGGTGACACGTTCTTCAACGGCGAGAAGTTCCGGGACGCCCTTCCCGAACTCTTCAAGACCGGACTTCCGAACACCTTGAAGATCGCGGTGACCTCCGGTGTCATCGGCACCGTTCTCGGCATGCTTCTCGCTGTCGCCGGAATCTCCCGATCACGCTGGCTCCGCTGGCCCGCCCGTGTCTACACCGATATCTTCCGCGGACTTCCCGCTGTCGTCGTCATCCTGATGGTCGGCCTCGGCTTCGGTCCGGTCGTCAAGGACGTGACCGGGGGCAATCCGTTCTGGCTCGGTTCCATCGCACTCGGTCTCCTGGCCGCCGCATACATCGGCGAGATATTCCGGTCCGGCATTCAGAGCGTCGAGCCGGGACAGATGGAGGCTTCGCGGGCACTCGGATTCTCGTATCGGAAGTCGATGTCACTGGTCATCGTGCCGCAGGGCGTCCGGCGCGTCCTCCCGGCCCTGGTGAATCAGTTCATCGTGCTGATCAAGGATTCCTCGCTGATCTACTTCCTCGGATTGACGGTGATGCAACGAGATCTGTTCGCAGTCGGCAAGGACTTCAACGCCGACGGCGGCAACCTGACGCCGTTGGTCGCCGCCGGTCTGCTGTACCTGATCCTGACCGTCCCGCTGACCCACCTGGTCAACTACATCGACAAGCGTCTGCGCACCGGAAAGGCCTGA
- a CDS encoding amino acid ABC transporter ATP-binding protein, with amino-acid sequence MSTDNSEVTAPLVDQTDAVSLTGRDLHLSFGDNHVLQGVDIQVDAGTTTTVIGPSGSGKSTLLRVLNRLHEPQQGDILIDGRSVLNDNPDELRRRIGMVFQQFNLFPHKSVVDNVALAPRKLHGLGKDEAHELALAHLDTVGLKHKANDRPSTLSGGQQQRVAIARALAMTPQIMFFDEATSALDPELVKGVLSLMAELSREGMTMVVVTHEMGYARDVSDNVLFMDEGSVVETGSPAELFDSAKSDRLRAFLSQVI; translated from the coding sequence GTGAGCACCGATAATTCCGAGGTCACCGCTCCCCTGGTCGATCAGACCGACGCCGTCTCCCTGACAGGTCGGGATCTGCACCTGTCGTTCGGTGACAATCACGTTCTCCAGGGCGTCGACATCCAGGTCGACGCCGGAACGACGACGACTGTCATCGGTCCCTCCGGTTCGGGAAAGTCGACGCTGCTGCGCGTGCTGAACCGCCTGCACGAACCGCAGCAGGGCGACATTCTGATCGACGGCAGGTCAGTGCTGAACGACAACCCAGACGAGCTGCGCCGTCGCATCGGCATGGTGTTCCAGCAGTTCAACCTGTTCCCGCACAAGTCCGTCGTCGACAACGTGGCGCTCGCCCCGCGCAAGCTGCACGGCCTCGGCAAGGACGAGGCACACGAGCTGGCACTGGCGCACCTGGACACCGTCGGCCTCAAGCACAAGGCGAACGACCGTCCGTCGACGTTGTCGGGAGGCCAGCAGCAACGCGTGGCGATCGCCCGCGCCCTTGCGATGACTCCGCAGATCATGTTCTTCGACGAGGCGACCAGCGCGCTCGATCCGGAACTGGTGAAGGGCGTGCTGTCGCTGATGGCCGAACTGTCGAGGGAGGGCATGACGATGGTCGTCGTGACCCACGAGATGGGCTACGCCCGCGACGTCTCCGACAACGTCCTCTTCATGGACGAGGGATCGGTCGTCGAGACCGGATCGCCGGCCGAATTGTTCGACTCAGCCAAGAGCGACCGCCTCCGCGCGTTCCTCTCGCAGGTCATCTAG
- a CDS encoding Cof-type HAD-IIB family hydrolase — MNEQTTRDIRLVVSDMDGTLLDANGRVPDGFWPFLDEMTERGIAFVPASGRQCQSLARLFDRFPGPLSYVGDNGGVVMHADAVLHSVTMDPGFVRRVVLAVREANDNGSQLRTILCRVDGARIDSADPEFDVQARTYCAVLEKVDDLAVDTDGVVKIAIYDFADASVTASEVLAPLGESHKMVVSGAHWIDITDNAVHKGVGVRRIQDQLGVIPDQTVVFGDYLNDLEMLDAAHWSFAMANAHPEVAARARYGAPSNADHGVVSVLRELLE, encoded by the coding sequence GTGAACGAGCAGACCACGCGCGACATCCGGCTCGTCGTCTCCGATATGGACGGCACTCTCCTGGACGCGAACGGCCGCGTGCCGGACGGCTTCTGGCCGTTCCTCGACGAGATGACCGAGCGTGGCATCGCGTTCGTGCCGGCGAGCGGACGGCAGTGCCAGAGCCTGGCTCGGCTCTTCGATCGCTTCCCCGGGCCACTCTCGTACGTGGGTGACAACGGTGGAGTCGTCATGCATGCGGACGCGGTGCTGCACTCGGTGACCATGGACCCCGGGTTCGTGCGCCGGGTGGTGCTCGCCGTCCGCGAAGCCAACGACAACGGCAGTCAACTGCGGACGATCCTGTGCCGGGTGGACGGTGCCCGGATCGATTCCGCGGACCCCGAATTCGACGTCCAGGCGCGAACCTACTGCGCCGTACTCGAGAAGGTCGACGACCTCGCTGTGGACACCGACGGCGTGGTGAAGATCGCCATCTACGACTTCGCAGACGCGTCCGTGACAGCAAGTGAGGTGCTGGCGCCCCTGGGGGAATCGCACAAGATGGTCGTGTCCGGCGCACACTGGATCGACATCACCGACAACGCCGTGCACAAGGGCGTCGGGGTGCGCCGGATTCAGGACCAGCTGGGAGTGATTCCCGACCAGACCGTCGTCTTCGGTGATTACCTCAACGATCTCGAGATGCTCGATGCGGCGCACTGGTCGTTCGCGATGGCGAACGCGCACCCCGAGGTGGCTGCTCGCGCCCGGTACGGCGCTCCGTCGAACGCCGACCACGGGGTCGTGTCGGTGTTGCGTGAGCTGCTGGAGTAG
- a CDS encoding DUF1542 domain-containing protein translates to MKGLIVLLVIALVVFLIVTYVRQNAGRASAERLDDAKADARQSIERLGGQVYSLDGRSDPAATQSLADASERFTAAGSQVDQATSPAQARLAKQTALEGLYYIRAARSALHLDPGPPIGELDGQSAAGSVTEDRSIDFEGRRVDASPNPSGRTPNYYPGGRVAGRPVPAGWYSEPWWRPAMVAGAWGIGSAFLFTSLFSGMSGVHYDTAAFESGAGEGGDMGPEGDAGAGGDLGGGEDFGGDDFGGGDFGGGDFGGGFGDFGGF, encoded by the coding sequence GTGAAGGGTCTCATCGTTCTCCTGGTCATCGCGCTCGTCGTCTTCCTCATCGTGACGTACGTGCGCCAGAACGCCGGGCGAGCCTCGGCCGAACGTCTCGACGATGCGAAGGCGGATGCCCGTCAGTCGATCGAACGCCTCGGCGGCCAGGTCTACTCGCTCGACGGCCGGAGCGACCCGGCCGCCACCCAGTCGCTCGCGGATGCGAGTGAACGGTTCACCGCAGCCGGCTCCCAAGTGGATCAGGCGACGTCGCCCGCACAGGCCCGCCTCGCCAAGCAGACGGCTCTGGAAGGTCTGTATTACATCCGTGCCGCTCGGTCCGCGCTGCACCTCGATCCGGGACCGCCGATCGGCGAACTCGACGGCCAGAGCGCGGCGGGCAGTGTGACCGAGGACCGGTCGATCGATTTCGAGGGACGCCGCGTCGACGCATCGCCGAATCCGTCGGGTCGCACGCCCAACTACTACCCGGGCGGACGGGTGGCAGGTCGTCCGGTCCCCGCAGGCTGGTACTCCGAACCGTGGTGGCGCCCCGCGATGGTCGCCGGGGCGTGGGGCATCGGATCGGCGTTCCTGTTCACCTCATTGTTCTCCGGGATGTCCGGCGTCCACTACGACACCGCGGCATTCGAGAGCGGTGCCGGTGAGGGTGGCGACATGGGTCCTGAGGGAGATGCGGGCGCCGGCGGAGACCTCGGCGGCGGGGAGGATTTCGGAGGGGATGACTTCGGCGGCGGTGACTTCGGCGGGGGTGACTTCGGTGGAGGATTCGGCGACTTCGGGGGATTCTGA
- a CDS encoding CitMHS family transporter: MLVALGLAMVAVFMFLIMTKRATPVVALILVPVAFGLFAGAGLGISDMITDGIKDLAPTAAMLFFAIIFFGIMIDVGLFDPIVRGVVRLVGDDPARLVVGTAALAAVVSLDGDGSTTFIIVTSALLPLYLKLGVSPVVLTVTAGLANGTMNILPWGGPTARAAAALNIDASDVFVPMVPSLIVGMLVVFAFSYHLGIMERRRIGRIEIRPSVLASAGSRTVAAVEQVDGTAADATGSPATGSAVAVAERQEHGTVAGSGGAATKGPDSAFGGVLDPKRATLRPKLLWLNAGLTVGLLVVLGMDVIAIPVLFMVASGLALVINFPHVKEQQQAITRHSSSIVSVVAMVLAAAVLTGVFTGTGMVDALAHWMTGAIPDWMGPHLAIVTGILSIPLTFLMSNDAFYFGVLPVLSETASKYGIDPAEMARASITGQSVHMQSPLVPAILLLVALAAVPLADHHKKVLWRAAVVSVVMLFVGGLVGVIPF, encoded by the coding sequence ATGCTGGTGGCGCTGGGCCTCGCGATGGTGGCCGTGTTCATGTTCCTGATCATGACGAAACGGGCGACTCCGGTCGTCGCCCTCATACTGGTTCCGGTCGCCTTCGGGTTGTTCGCCGGAGCGGGGCTGGGAATCAGCGACATGATCACCGATGGGATCAAGGATCTGGCGCCGACCGCCGCCATGCTCTTCTTCGCCATCATCTTCTTCGGGATCATGATCGACGTCGGGCTCTTCGATCCGATCGTGCGCGGCGTGGTCCGACTCGTCGGCGACGATCCCGCCAGGCTGGTTGTGGGAACGGCTGCCCTCGCGGCCGTTGTGTCCCTCGACGGTGACGGTTCGACGACGTTCATCATCGTCACCTCGGCCCTGCTCCCCCTGTACCTCAAACTGGGCGTCAGCCCCGTCGTTCTGACGGTCACGGCCGGACTCGCGAACGGCACCATGAACATCCTCCCGTGGGGTGGCCCGACAGCACGCGCCGCGGCAGCCCTCAACATCGACGCCTCCGATGTCTTCGTCCCGATGGTGCCCTCACTCATCGTCGGCATGCTCGTGGTCTTCGCCTTCTCCTACCACCTGGGCATCATGGAGAGGCGACGCATCGGGCGCATCGAGATCCGGCCGTCCGTGCTGGCATCGGCCGGTTCACGCACGGTCGCCGCCGTCGAACAGGTGGACGGGACCGCAGCCGATGCCACCGGGTCCCCTGCCACAGGGTCCGCGGTGGCGGTGGCCGAGCGCCAGGAGCATGGCACGGTCGCCGGCTCAGGTGGCGCCGCGACCAAGGGGCCGGACAGCGCGTTCGGCGGTGTTCTCGATCCCAAGCGCGCGACGCTCCGTCCCAAGCTGCTGTGGCTGAACGCGGGACTCACCGTCGGCCTGCTCGTTGTCCTCGGCATGGACGTCATTGCGATCCCTGTGCTGTTCATGGTCGCGTCCGGACTGGCCCTGGTGATCAACTTCCCTCACGTCAAGGAGCAGCAGCAGGCGATCACGCGGCACTCGTCGTCGATCGTGTCGGTGGTGGCGATGGTGCTCGCCGCGGCCGTGCTGACCGGCGTCTTCACCGGCACCGGAATGGTCGACGCCCTCGCCCACTGGATGACGGGCGCGATTCCGGACTGGATGGGCCCCCATCTGGCGATCGTCACCGGCATTCTGTCCATCCCGCTGACCTTCCTCATGAGCAACGACGCCTTCTACTTCGGCGTGCTCCCGGTGCTCTCGGAGACTGCGTCCAAGTACGGCATCGACCCTGCCGAGATGGCGCGCGCCTCGATCACCGGTCAGTCGGTCCACATGCAGAGTCCGCTGGTTCCGGCGATCCTGCTGCTGGTGGCCCTCGCCGCCGTGCCCTTGGCCGATCACCACAAGAAGGTGCTGTGGCGCGCCGCGGTCGTATCGGTGGTCATGCTCTTCGTCGGCGGTCTGGTCGGAGTGATTCCGTTCTGA
- a CDS encoding ATP-binding protein: MSLVTQVLLLQVAVIAASLVVGFGWHISTVDDKLRDEYAERALAISDTVAGDPDVRAGLQRLGGTDLNAAELRSGVLQREALDIARRTGVLFVVIANRDGIRVAHPDDAELGRHVSTDPSDVLNGEDVLDTDRGTLGESVRGKAPVIDDDGTLVGFVSTGISTRRVADATRRDVAVTIGLACAALAVGIVGAALLARRWRRLTLGLQPEELVDLVGDQRAVLHALADGVLATDHRGRLRMINHKARQLLGIDAPVGAALDDLGLTPRLRQIVDDPQPVPIAATVGERIVLVSSHRVRADRRDLGVVMSVIDRTDIEALTRELDSIRSMSAALRAQRHETANRLHVLSGLLRHGHVDEAADYLAEVTAARGGAGLPGLDNVEEPHLHAFLDAKATLAHERGVSLSLGAQTWVSGVLSDPVAATTVVGNLIDNAIDAAAAGGGAPRRGRVDVELITADRTLWVTVADSGDGIVLADSADVFAEGTSSKDGSLVPGGRGMGLALARQICRRDDGDIRLADPGGRAATNRQDVLGGAVFVAELRGAMVEGALDA, from the coding sequence ATGTCGTTGGTAACCCAGGTACTGCTTCTGCAGGTGGCGGTGATCGCGGCGAGTCTGGTGGTCGGCTTCGGCTGGCACATCAGCACGGTCGACGACAAGCTGCGCGACGAATACGCGGAACGCGCCCTCGCGATCTCCGACACCGTGGCAGGCGACCCGGATGTCCGGGCAGGGCTCCAGCGACTCGGCGGCACCGATCTGAATGCGGCAGAGCTCCGGTCCGGGGTGCTGCAGCGCGAGGCCCTCGACATCGCGAGACGTACGGGGGTGCTGTTCGTGGTCATCGCCAACCGCGATGGCATCCGCGTCGCCCATCCTGACGACGCCGAGCTCGGCAGGCACGTCTCCACCGATCCGAGCGACGTGCTGAACGGTGAAGACGTCCTGGACACCGACCGGGGCACTCTCGGCGAATCCGTGCGAGGGAAGGCTCCCGTCATCGACGATGACGGAACCCTGGTCGGTTTCGTGAGCACCGGCATCTCGACCCGACGTGTCGCCGACGCCACGCGACGTGACGTCGCAGTCACCATCGGACTGGCCTGCGCGGCCCTCGCAGTCGGGATCGTGGGCGCCGCATTGCTGGCCCGCCGCTGGCGTCGCTTGACGCTGGGCCTGCAGCCGGAGGAGCTCGTCGACCTCGTCGGCGATCAGCGAGCGGTGCTGCACGCCCTCGCCGACGGCGTGCTCGCCACCGATCATCGGGGCCGACTCCGGATGATCAACCACAAGGCTCGGCAGTTGCTCGGGATCGACGCACCGGTCGGCGCCGCACTCGATGACCTGGGGCTGACTCCACGGCTCAGACAGATCGTCGACGATCCGCAACCCGTTCCCATCGCAGCGACCGTCGGCGAACGCATCGTGCTGGTCAGCTCGCACCGGGTCCGCGCCGATAGACGTGATCTCGGTGTGGTGATGTCGGTGATCGACCGAACGGACATCGAGGCGCTGACGCGCGAACTCGATTCGATCCGATCGATGAGCGCGGCCCTCCGCGCACAGCGCCACGAGACCGCCAACCGGCTCCACGTCCTGTCCGGGCTACTCAGACACGGTCACGTCGACGAGGCCGCCGATTACCTCGCGGAGGTGACCGCTGCTCGCGGAGGCGCGGGCCTGCCGGGCCTCGACAACGTCGAGGAGCCGCACCTGCACGCCTTCCTCGACGCGAAGGCGACGCTCGCTCACGAGCGCGGTGTGAGCCTCAGCCTCGGCGCGCAGACGTGGGTCAGCGGCGTCCTGTCCGATCCGGTCGCTGCGACGACCGTCGTCGGCAACCTCATCGACAACGCCATCGACGCCGCAGCCGCAGGCGGCGGCGCGCCGCGACGTGGTCGGGTGGACGTCGAACTGATCACCGCGGACCGGACCCTCTGGGTCACCGTCGCCGACTCGGGCGACGGGATCGTTCTCGCCGATTCTGCCGACGTGTTCGCGGAGGGCACCTCGTCGAAGGACGGTTCACTCGTGCCGGGCGGACGCGGTATGGGCTTGGCACTGGCGCGGCAGATCTGCCGACGAGACGATGGAGACATCCGGTTAGCGGATCCGGGAGGGCGTGCCGCGACCAACCGGCAGGACGTTCTCGGCGGTGCGGTGTTCGTCGCGGAACTGCGCGGCGCCATGGTGGAAGGAGCACTCGATGCCTGA
- a CDS encoding response regulator, translated as MPEIPGDVKVLIVEDDFRVARLHAAIVEALRGFHVAAQVGTVADARAAFAASDGPRIDLALLDVYLPDGSGIDLVRELPCDTFVLGAESGGDAVRLATRSGALTYLIKPFDDTELARRLAGYARYRHLLTDGDVDQRRVDEALAAIRFGSGGAAREATVSPTEERILALFTGAERGLFADEVSERIGIAPPTARRHLAHLVGSGRLRMTLQYGGTGRPRQKYHLTDRG; from the coding sequence ATGCCTGAGATTCCAGGTGACGTGAAAGTGCTGATCGTCGAGGACGATTTCCGCGTCGCGCGATTGCACGCCGCGATCGTGGAAGCCCTCCGCGGGTTCCACGTGGCGGCGCAGGTCGGCACGGTCGCCGACGCCCGCGCAGCGTTCGCCGCCTCGGACGGACCGCGCATCGACTTGGCGCTGCTCGACGTGTACCTGCCGGACGGCTCGGGCATCGACCTCGTCCGCGAACTCCCGTGCGACACTTTCGTCCTGGGCGCGGAATCCGGCGGTGACGCGGTTCGCCTGGCCACCCGGTCCGGGGCGCTGACGTATCTGATCAAGCCGTTCGACGACACCGAACTCGCGCGTCGGCTGGCCGGGTACGCGCGCTACCGCCACCTGCTGACCGACGGCGATGTAGATCAGCGTCGCGTCGACGAAGCCCTGGCCGCCATCCGGTTCGGATCCGGCGGTGCAGCGCGCGAGGCCACCGTCTCCCCGACAGAGGAGCGGATACTCGCGCTGTTCACCGGCGCCGAGCGCGGATTGTTCGCCGACGAGGTCTCGGAGCGGATCGGCATCGCGCCGCCGACTGCCCGACGGCATCTGGCGCACCTGGTCGGATCCGGACGCCTCCGCATGACGCTGCAGTACGGCGGCACGGGTCGGCCCCGGCAGAAGTACCACCTGACCGACCGCGGCTGA